One genomic segment of Huiozyma naganishii CBS 8797 chromosome 8, complete genome includes these proteins:
- the KNAG0H02310 gene encoding uncharacterized protein (similar to Saccharomyces cerevisiae YLR001C; ancestral locus Anc_5.219) has product MSTHFKWMIIVQVLLNSIWGIVLGDASKDTDNRFPFTSVVDLLSQDVQFSTFVRSLQRGGYIQYLNGLQNFTLFAPVNSAFATDGEIGEFDIENYLIHDKVLETKQVVNKTVVFRHNVKYPVVMAQNSNGDFTVNNLPVVERDLMPNMQNASIQGISFLMPDAYTLPGLVKTVQSPKYTYDCISQLLSEIEDLDELLNNKTVLVPSDRGFRRYFSSVEIKYLLNFYHQLNDMEGAIREKWDNDLNTLLQNLVLSEMIGGSIDGKEVVSNLNHDDLPFSSNDHGSQIVVNGTDLSLHHLSNLVYDFGLAHFYDTDLSLIKKHLHFDAETYLHGLNCSNFVEEIYFRKLQRLIQNTKSDEPITIFVPEPSLDDEGGFTKPSLLYHFTEQHVDLEKDFPILNRDELFTNFYDTSFCSSNKRLGGHCQRMKITKSKNGYSINNQYKIISSKPYHVGNTLIYTINKDLQLPGDLAPSLQVLDSCAQSIHFMRNLNLLDLKPNGEGYTVFLPCFDSWNKLGLNLEYLEQNSTAANLIMRNFIINGLYYTDAGHYDKNTTNNMGEEVRICANSSKDKNQEIAISLSSVDDDLLIRKDDDIMFNQGVIHPLRSLALPNALDISLRDLIETTGNIEMLDFLKQYSELDGLLNATSSYSILVPTLSSLHHENITLNSSKLKDFLKLHIIRGNDTVNLLNCEGDIHTLLGKTLTCNRIGEQSEYLRIKDGLINEVRILNKGCSTYNSTQSCVFLIDRPISLSWIDKEKYHLALPVVAVALGVVLGTFFMVGIFCCLLAVKFGKGKHIVLSDEEDNDVQVLPESDNDSDPRQPLLADRSGNVASSHGIANGPQSSTIPGSSMDNRRINTGTADTAYSSNSTSKPIRMDRK; this is encoded by the coding sequence ATGAGCACGCATTTTAAGTGGATGATAATTGTTCAGGTTCTGCTAAATTCTATCTGGGGTATAGTGTTGGGTGATGCTAGCAAGGACACTGACAATCGATTCCCATTCACTTCCGTGGTGGATTTGTTATCACAAGATGTCCAATTTTCTACATTTGTAAGATCGTTGCAAAGAGGTGGCTACATCCAGTATTTGAATGGGTTGCAGAATTTCACACTGTTTGCACCTGTGAACTCGGCATTTGCTACAGACGGTGAGATAGGGGAATTTGATATTGAGAACTACTTGATCCACGACAAAGTTTTGGAGACTAAACAGGTGGTGAACAAGACGGTGGTCTTCCGTCACAACGTCAAATATCCAGTGGTAATGGCACAGAACTCCAATGGCGACTTCACAGTGAATAACTTACCTGTCGTAGAAAGAGACTTGATGCCAAATATGCAAAACGCTTCCATCCAGGGAATATCGTTCTTAATGCCAGATGCGTATACGCTCCCGGGATTAGTCAAAACTGTACAAAGTCCAAAATACACGTACGATTGTATTTCACAACTTCTCTCCGAGATTGAAGACCTGGATGAACTACTAAACAATAAGACTGTGCTGGTACCCTCTGATAGAGGGTTCAGACGATACTTTAGCTCTGTGGAAATTAAGTATTTATTGAATTTCTACCACCAACTCAATGATATGGAGGGGGCAATACGCGAAAAATGGGACAACGATTTGAACACCTTGCTCCAAAATTTAGTTTTATCGGAGATGATCGGGGGGTCGATTGACGGTAAGGAAGTGGTAAGTAACCTAAATCACGATGACCTCCCCTTTAGTAGTAACGACCATGGTTCTCAAATAGTCGTTAATGGTACCGACTTGTCACTTCATCATTTATCCAACTTGGTATACGATTTTGGTCTCGCTCACTTCTACGACACCGACTTGAGCCTGATTAAAAAACATCTGCATTTCGACGCTGAGACATACCTACATGGTCTAAACTGCTCAAATTTTGTGGAAGAGATTTACTTCCGAAAATTGCAGAGGCTTATTCAAAACACAAAAAGCGATGAGCCCATTACCATTTTTGTTCCGGAACCATCCCTAGACGATGAAGGTGGATTTACCAAGCCTTCGCTTCTTTATCATTTCACAGAACAGCACGTAGATCTGGAGAAGGATTTCCCGATCCTAAACAGAGATGAACTTTTTACCAATTTCTACGATACGTCGTTTTGCTCTTCGAATAAAAGACTAGGTGGCCATTGTCAAAGAATGAAAATCACTAAGAGTAAGAACGGATATTCCATTAATAATCAGTACAAAATTATTAGTTCCAAGCCGTACCACGTTGGTAACACTCTTATCTATACCATTAATAAGGATCTTCAGCTACCGGGCGATCTAGCACCATCTTTGCAAGTTCTCGATAGTTGTGCCCAATCGATACATTTTATGAGAAATTTGAATCTGTTGgacttgaaaccaaacGGAGAAGGGTATACAGTGTTTTTACCCTGTTTCGACTCATGGAATAAGTTGGGGCTCAATCTCGAGTACCTCGAACAGAATTCCACAGCTGCAAATTTGATCATGCGGAATTTTATTATCAATGGGTTATATTATACTGATGCTGGTCATTATGACAAGAACACCACCAATAATATGGGTGAAGAGGTCAGAATTTGTGCAAACTCATCAAAAGATAAGAACCAAGAAATTGCAATTTCCCTATCATCTGTAGACGATGATTTACTAATTAGAAAGGATGATGATATAATGTTCAATCAGGGAGTTATACATCCCTTGCGCAGTCTCGCTTTACCTAACGCTTTGGATATTTCGTTAAGAGACCTCATCGAGACTACGGGTAACATTGAGATGCTGGATTTTTTAAAACAGTACTCTGAGTTAGACGGTCTTTTGAATGCTACTTCTTCGTACTCGATTCTGGTGCCGACCTTGTCATCATTACACCATGAAAATATCACTTTAAACTCTTCCAAGTTAAAGGATTTTTTAAAATTACACATCATTCGAGGTAACGACACGGTTAACCTCTTGAACTGCGAGGGTGATATTCATACACTACTGGGAAAGACCTTGACGTGTAACAGAATCGGCGAACAAAGCGAGTATTTGAGGATCAAGGATGGGTTGATCAACGAAGTTAGGATACTCAACAAAGGGTGCTCAACTTATAACTCTACGCAATCCTGTGTTTTCCTTATCGATAGACCAATATCTTTGTCGTGGATCGACAAGGAGAAATATCATTTAGCACTACCGGTAGTCGCTGTGGCCCTAGGTGTTGTTTTGGGTACTTTTTTTATGGTTGGAATATTCTGTTGTTTGCTAGCAGTGAAGTTTGGCAAGGGTAAACACATCGTATTGTCtgatgaggaggacaaCGATGTTCAGGTTTTACCTGAAAGCGATAACGATTCAGATCCACGACAACCTTTACTGGCTGATAGGAGTGGAAACGTCGCTTCTTCACACGGTATAGCAAACGGACCGCAATCATCCACCATACCTGGATCTTCCATGGATAATAGGAGGATAAATACTGGGACAGCCGACACTGCATATTCTTCGAACTCAACCTCTAAACCCATCAGAATGGATAGGAAGTAG
- the DNM1 gene encoding dynamin-related GTPase DNM1 (similar to Saccharomyces cerevisiae DNM1 (YLL001W); ancestral locus Anc_5.218) has translation MASLEDLIPTVNKLQDVMYSSGIDSLDLPVLAVVGSQSSGKSSILETLVGRDFLPRGTGIVTRRPLVLQLNTIAPPRSTNDEEDSDNDDVDGPHSEWGEFLHKPGEKFYDFDEIRREIENETFRIAGKNKGISKIPINLKIFSPHVLNLTLVDLPGITKVPIGEQPHDIERQIKNLILDYVATPNCLILAVSPANVDLVNSESLKLAKEVDPQGKRTIGVITKLDLMDSGTNALDILQGKVYPLELGFVGVVNRSQQDIQLNVSVNDALDNEEHYFVRHPAYRAIANKCGTRYLAKLLNKTLMAHIRDKLPDIKTKLNNLITRTEKELQKYGDIGTITSQASKAGLILQLINIFAKNFTASIDGNSLNINTKELCGGARIYYIYNSIFGKTLEAIDPTSNLTTSDIKTAIRNSTGPRATLFVPELAFDLLVKPQITMLLEPSQHCVELVFEELMKICHNSSNAELARYPNLKKTLVDVVSNLLRERLTPTHNYVESLIDIHKAYINTNHPKFLSATEVMTDILNERESKKKMFHIQSQRKLSPIGDDQPPQQANTIDTLTTEEVNSTSSNSIRGDNLDRENKDELISNFSNTNNNYAHKMGNAGNTDKDTFLNYFFGKDKEAGKAGRENDRSNNANGKANSYAEIQNGSIFSNLRLNEYPEHDVSTFTEGESTLTEREQLECELIRRLIISYFDIVREMIEDQIPKAIMCLLVNHCKESIHNRLVAELYKEAMLDELLQEDETLAQERANCEQLLETYKKASMLVNNTL, from the coding sequence ATGGCCAGCCTGGAGGACTTGATACCTACGGTAAACAAGCTTCAAGATGTTATGTACTCATCTGGGATCGATTCCCTGGATCTACCAGTTCTAGCGGTGGTTGGATCGCAGTCATCGGGGAAATCTTCAATCTTGGAGACTTTGGTAGGAAGGGATTTTTTGCCACGAGGCACTGGTATTGTGACAAGAAGACCTCTTGTGTTACAGTTGAATACTATTGCACCACCAAGGTCCACCAACGATGAAGAAGACTCCGATAatgatgatgttgatggTCCACATTCGGAGTGGGGCGAGTTTTTGCATAAACCGGGCGAGAAATTTTACGATTTCGACGAGATCCGGAGGGAGATCGAGAACGAAACATTCAGAATTGCAGGTAAGAACAAGGGGATCTCAAAGATCCCGATCAACTTAAAAATCTTCTCCCCGCACGTACTCAATTTGACTCTGGTGGATCTCCCCGGTATCACTAAAGTTCCCATTGGGGAACAACCACACGATATTGAAAGACAGATCAAAAATCTGATTCTGGATTACGTCGCCACTCCGAACTGTTTGATTCTTGCTGTTTCGCCGGCTAACGTCGATTTGGTCAATTCTGAATCGTTAAAACTGGCTAAGGAAGTTGATCCTCAAGGGAAAAGAACCATTGGGGTCATTACAAAGCTGGACTTAATGGATTCGGGTACCAACGCACTGGATATACTTCAGGGAAAGGTGTACCCCCTTGAATTGGGCTTTGTGGGCGTGGTTAACCGTTCTCAGCAAGATATCCAGTTGAATGTCTCGGTAAATGATGCACTAGACAATGAAGAGCACTACTTTGTGAGACACCCTGCATATCGTGCCATTGCCAATAAATGTGGGACCAGGTACTTGgcaaaacttttgaacaaaactcTAATGGCACACATTAGAGACAAACTGCCCGATATCAAAACAAAGTTAAACAACCTCATCACGAGAACGGAAAAGGAGCTACAAAAATACGGAGATATTGGGACTATAACCTCACAGGCAAGCAAAGCAGGACTGATCTTACAACTGATAAACATATTTGCGAAAAACTTTACGGCCTCCATTGATGGTAATTCGTTGAACATCAACACAAAGGAATTATGCGGTGGTGCAAGAATCTACTACATATATAATAGCATCTTTGGGAAAACTTTGGAAGCGATTGATCCGACCTCAAACCTGACTACATCTGACATAAAAACAGCTATTCGAAACTCGACAGGCCCAAGAGCAACACTTTTTGTTCCAGAGTTGGCGTTTGATTTACTCGTTAAGCCACAGATTACAATGCTGTTAGAACCTTCCCAACACTGCGTCGAACTagtctttgaagaacttaTGAAAATATGCCATAACTCTTCAAATGCAGAACTAGCCCGGTACCctaatttgaaaaaaaccTTGGTGGACGTGGTGAGCAACTTATTGCGCGAGAGATTAACACCAACTCATAACTACGTCGAGTCATTAATTGATATCCACAAAGCGTACATTAACACGAACCATCCGAAGTTTTTAAGCGCCACAGAAGTCATGACCGATATTCTGAATGAAAGAGAGTCCAAGAAAAAGATGTTCCATATTCAAAGTCAGAGAAAACTATCTCCCATAGGGGACGATCAACCCCCTCAACAAGCAAATACTATTGATACACTGACAACTGAAGAAGTTAACAGTACATCTTCAAATTCGATTAGAGGTGACAATCTCGATCGTGAGAATAAAGACGAGCTAATTTCCAATTTCAGCAACACAAATAATAACTATGCACATAAAATGGGGAACGCGGGCAACACAGATAAAGACACATTCTTGAATTACTTTTTCGGTAAAGATAAAGAAGCTGGTAAGGCTGGTAGGGAAAACGACCGTTCGAACAACGCTAACGGTAAGGCGAACTCTTACGCAGAGATTCAAAACGGCTCAATTTTCAGTAATCTACGGCTAAATGAATACCCAGAACACGATGTCAGCACATTTACAGAAGGTGAATCGACATTGACCGAAAGAGAGCAGTTAGAATGTGAATTGATTAGAAGGTTGATTATTTCATATTTTGATATTGTGAGAGAGATGATTGAAGACCAAATTCCAAAGGCGATAATGTGTTTATTGGTAAACCACTGTAAAGAAAGCATCCATAACAGACTGGTGGCCGAGTTGTACAAAGAGGCCATGCTGGATGAGCTCTTGCAAGAGGATGAGACATTGGCTCAAGAGAGAGCCAACTGCGAGCAACTACTCGAAACGTATAAAAAGGCTTCTATGCTTGTAAATAACACTCTATAA
- the AVT3 gene encoding Avt3p (similar to Saccharomyces cerevisiae AVT3 (YKL146W); ancestral locus Anc_5.252) gives MPSLTVDDATKGKSPMGSIEDLVPGATPGASILGPGQTKSRAGSNTVDLANPDPSAVDVVARHLGDSSKSLQMPGGDITRDLYKWTNDNALPAMTTGDSAGHSPQNIMRDARRKRSMSFSALSTNSGALNSMVTPSNSRKPSIDVQQGQIPSVLMTPQEIRAPGGFRRAYLVRKRKKDNVEESPPSFITRNFYEFLVLYGHFAGEDLSESESEEEGEERIDEEVIESENEGTPLVATRSTSERHKTTTVKAVLLLLKSFVGTGVLFLPKAFSNGGWGFSSLCLLFCAILSYYCFVLLIITKDKVGVKGYGEIGMKLYGGKMKLAILLSVALSQIGFAAAYTVFTATNLKLFMDNVFNLSEDVLGLGWFIWLQAAIFIPLSLTRNIAKLSGTALVADLFILLGLIYVYYYATYYVISNGVATSTMVWFNKSDWTLFIGTAIFTFEGIGLLIPIQESMKHPEVFRKSLSGVMVIVTVIFISCGLLCYSAFGSHVDTVVLVNFPQDSYTTAIVQLLYALAILLSTPLQLFPAIRILEQWTFNSNASGKHNPRVKWLKNYFRCGVVIFTTVLAWVGASDLDKFVSLVGSLACIPLIYIHPPLLHHRASRSDGTSSRGILILDLLICIFGFSVMVYTSWQAITLWIFG, from the coding sequence ATGCCTTCCCTAACTGTAGACGATGCTACAAAGGGTAAGTCCCCCATGGGGTCTATTGAAGATTTGGTCCCTGGAGCTACCCCAGGGGCTTCAATATTGGGTCCCGGGCAGACAAAGTCAAGGGCAGGCAGTAACACTGTTGATTTGGCAAATCCGGACCCTTCAGCAGTCGATGTTGTTGCTAGACACCTGGGAGACAGCTCAAAGAGTCTACAAATGCCTGGCGGAGACATCACTCGCGACTTGTACAAGTGGACAAACGACAATGCATTACCCGCGATGACCACCGGTGATTCCGCGGGACACTCTCCACAAAATATAATGAGAGACGCTAGGAGGAAACGGTCCATGAGCTTTTCAGCACTGTCTACGAATTCTGGGGCGCTTAATAGCATGGTCACTCCTTCAAATTCGAGAAAACCATCTATAGATGTTCAGCAGGGACAAATCCCGTCCGTCCTGATGACACCGCAAGAGATTAGAGCTCCCGGTGGGTTTAGAAGAGCGTATTTGGtacgaaaaagaaagaaggatAATGTCGAAGAGTCACCGCCAAGTTTCATAACGAGGAACTTTTACGAGTTCCTTGTACTTTACGGCCACTTCGCAGGTGAAGATCTCTCGGAAAGCGAGTCGGAGGAAGAGGGGGAAGAACGAATCGATGAGGAGGTGATAGAATCAGAAAATGAAGGGACTCCGTTAGTAGCAACAAGATCTACAAGCGAGAGACACAAAACTACAACCGTGAAGGCCGTTTTACTGTTGCTGAAATCGTTTGTTGGTACTGGTGTATTGTTTCTGCCGAAGGCATTTAGTAACGGTGGCTGGGGGTTCAGCTCACTGTGTCTCCTCTTTTGCGCCATCCTCTCATATTACTGCTTCGTTTTGCTGATTATTACCAAGGATAAAGTGGGCGTAAAAGGTTATGGTGAGATCGGGATGAAACTGTACGGTGGTAAAATGAAACTGGCGATTTTGCTCTCAGTGGCATTATCGCAAATTGGGTTTGCTGCAGCGTACACTGTATTCACAGCAACGAATTTGAAGCTCTTTATGGATAACGTTTTCAACTTATCAGAGGATGTCCTAGGGCTGGGCTGGTTCATTTGGTTGCAAGCTGCAATTTTCATCCCGCTGTCATTAACAAGAAACATTGCCAAACTGAGCGGGACTGCGCTAGTTGCAGATCTGTTTATTCTGTTGGGGCTCATATACGTCTACTACTATGCGACATACTACGTCATCTCCAATGGAGTTGCCACGAGTACGATGGTTTGGTTTAACAAGTCCGATTGGACGCTGTTCATCGGCACGGCCATCTTTACATTCGAAGGGATAGGTCTGTTGATTCCAATCCAGGAGTCTATGAAACATCCAGAAGTTTTCAGGAAATCATTGTCGGGAGTCATGGTGATAGTAACGGTTATATTTATATCCTGTGGGTTGCTATGTTACTCGGCGTTCGGGTCTCACGTGGATACTGTTGTTCTCGTAAATTTCCCACAGGACAGTTACACGACCGCCATAGTGCAGCTATTGTATGCTTTGGCGATTCTACTATCGACTCCGTTGCAGCTGTTCCCAGCAATAAGGATTCTGGAGCAATGGACATTCAACTCGAATGCCTCTGGTAAACATAATCCGAGAGTCAAATGGTTGAAAAACTACTTCAGGTGTGGTGTCGTTATATTCACTACAGTGCTCGCGTGGGTCGGTGCTAGCGATCTTGACAAGTTCGTTTCACTAGTGGGATCGCTGGCATGTATTCCACTGATTTATATCCACCCGCCGCTACTGCATCACAGGGCATCCCGATCGGATGGTACGAGTTCGCGCGGAATCCTGATTTTAGACCTGCTGATCTGCATTTTCGGGTTCTCCGTAATGGTATACACTTCGTGGCAGGCAATCACTCTATGGATTTTTGGCTAA
- the KNAG0H02340 gene encoding uncharacterized protein, with the protein MMKILEISNVHKMNGCLTWDIAGVCEPHIVRITTGKPCCYRMSLKLPQNPNAGLFKQGYNSYSNADGQINKSIAAIREIHQMCLTSMGPCGCNKIIVNHLGKVVVSNDAATMLRELEIVHPAVKVLVMATEQQKLDVGDGTNLVMVLAGELLNVSEKLIAMGLSAVEIIQGYHMAKSFVLGELDKLVVAEVVDKRSQTELAKVVRPVIASRQHGYEDLLSKLVAEAVAHVLPPAAAVSASQFNVDSIRVVKIMGGSLADAAVFKGMVFNTEPAGHVKSLPETAKHKVAVFTCPLDIAGTETKGTVLLHNAQEMLDFSKGEETQIDAMMKEIADMGVSCVIAGSTVGELALHYLNRYGILVLKVGSKFELRRICRVCGASPLPRLGAPTPEELGTIDTVKTMEIGGDRVTVFKQEAEEVSRTATIILRGATQNHLDDVERAVDDGVSAIKGLMKPEGGKLLAGAGATEIELVSRITKFGETTPGLLQLAIKQYALAFEVVPRILAQTSGADVNEVLPNLYAAHAAAPTAGIDSLCKGIDTEGEHDDGVTDIREEGVYDMLAMKKFAVNVATEAATTVLSVDQIIMAKKAGGPAAPQARRPGNWDQDD; encoded by the coding sequence atgatgaaaattttggaaataTCGAATGTACATAAAATGAATGGCTGTTTGACGTGGGACATCGCGGGAGTTTGCGAGCCACACATCGTCCGAATAACCACTGGAAAACCTTGCTGCTACCGAATGTCGTTGAAATTACCGCAGAACCCGAACGCTGGGCTTTTCAAGCAGGGCTACAACAGCTACTCGAACGCCGATGGGCAGATTAACAAGTCGATTGCTGCGATCCGGGAGATCCACCAGATGTGCCTGACGTCGATGGGGCCCTGTGGGTGCAACAAGATCATTGTGAACCATCTGGGGAAAGTCGTGGTGAGCAACGACGCGGCCACGATGCTTAGGGAGTTGGAGATCGTGCACCCGGCGGTGAAAGTGCTCGTGATGGCCACTgaacagcagaaactgGACGTTGGTGACGGAACAAACCTTGTGATGGTCCTTGCTGGGGAATTGCTGAACGTGTCTGAGAAATTGATTGCAATGGGGCTGTCTGCCGTGGAGATCATCCAGGGGTACCACATGGCGAAGAGCTTTGTGTTGGGGGAATTGGACAAGCTAGTCGTCGCAGAAGTTGTCGACAAGAGAAGCCAGACGGAGCTTGCGAAGGTGGTCCGCCCTGTAATTGCGTCGAGGCAACACGGGTATGAGGATCTGCTGAGTAAGCTCGTTGCGGAGGCCGTGGCGCACGTTCTGCCaccggctgctgctgtctcCGCGTCCCAATTCAACGTCGACTCCATCAGAGTGGTCAAGATCATGGGTGGATCGCTTGCCGACGCGGCCGTGTTTAAGGGGATGGTGTTCAACACGGAGCCCGCGGGCCACGTGAAGAGCCTCCCTGAGACCGCGAAGCACAAAGTGGCCGTGTTCACCTGCCCTCTGGACATCGCGGGGACAGAGACGAAGGGCACTGTGTTGCTGCACAACGCACAGGAGATGCTGGACTTCTCGAAGGGCGAGGAGACGCAGATCGACGCAATGATGAAGGAGATCGCAGACATGGGCGTCTCGTGCGTCATAGCAGGGTCCACCGTCGGCGAGCTCGCGTTGCACTACTTGAACCGGTACGGGATCCTCGTGCTCAAAGTCGGCAGCAAGTTCGAGCTGAGACGGATCTGCCGGGTGTGCGGTGCGTCGCCGCTGCCGCGGTTGGGGGCGCCCACACCTGAGGAGCTGGGCACGATAGACACGGTGAAGACGATGGAGATTGGTGGGGACAGGGTCACTGTATTCAAGCAGGAGGCCGAGGAGGTGTCGCGGACAGCGACGATCATCCTGCGCGGTGCGACGCAGAACCACCTGGACGACGTCGAGCGCGCGGTCGACGACGGTGTGTCCGCGATCAAGGGCCTGATGAAACCGGAGGGCGGGAAGCTGCTCGCCGGCGCCGGTGCCACGGAGATCGAGCTGGTCTCCCGGATCACCAAGTTCGGCGAGACGACCCCGGGGCTTCTACAGCTGGCGATCAAGCAGTACGCGCTGGCGTTCGAGGTGGTCCCTCGGATCCTCGCACAGACCTCCGGCGCAGACGTGAACGAGGTGCTGCCCAACCTGTACGCGGCGCATGCGGCTGCACCCACGGCGGGCATCGACAGCCTGTGCAAGGGGATCGACACGGAGGGCGAGCACGACGACGGTGTCACGGATATCAGAGAGGAGGGGGTCTACGACATGCtggcgatgaagaagttcgCGGTCAACGTCGCGACGGAGGCTGCCACGACCGTGCTCTCGGTCGACCAGATCATCATGGCTAAGAAGGCCGGCGGGCCAGCTGCCCCGCAGGCGCGGAGACCGGGCAATTGGGACCAGGACGACTGA
- the NOP9 gene encoding RNA-binding RNA processing protein NOP9 (similar to Saccharomyces cerevisiae YJL010C; ancestral locus Anc_5.247), translated as MAKARGRKLLKKQKKDAFAPGTGEDVSHAEHKADVPQEEAAEAAAGGSATGNAMFFGVLDREELEYFKQAEATLALDAFETPEEKQHFVASVVGEAAGKELKLVTSQICSKLMERLILECDDSQLRTLFQAFNGVFFGMACHKYASHVLETLLVRSAALVEKELLTPSFDAQPAEGDVFVSMENMFLFMLNEMRPHLREMVQHEYASHVLRLLILILSSKLLPSTVQNNSTLRSKKSKIARKMIELGDNEDFNRTYQTPESFKGQLRDLITTLYGSFTNGAQSKADVTTSMVTKFRELCVDKVASPVVQLIIQVEGIFDRDRSFWRLVFAVGDEKDAKEESFLEYLLSDPVGSHFLENVIAFGRIKYVERLYRLYMADRIVKLAKRDTTGAFVVQSLLKHLKSKEVREILDALVPELDILLNSNMDFGTTIIESSNKEGNYLREEVIGQLVKKYYSAAEANILESALSLSSSTLGNTRDDWPTVDERRRSLFLEQLIDYDDKFLNITTDSMLALPEERLLQMCYHGVFSHVVEHVLQVQRVDFIKRKLLLNVLCKDAVGMACNAYASHVMDKLWDFTAKLALYKERIAGALMKESEKVKNSTYGRQVWKNWNLELYARKRWDWKQLVKEHDKELFPDSKPLQPKSAKHGMEGTESREDSRKPYKRQNFNGSRERSRK; from the coding sequence ATGGCTAAGGCGAGAGGTAGgaaactgctgaagaagcagaagaaagacGCGTTTGCGCCGGGCACCGGCGAGGATGTGAGCCACGCCGAGCACAAGGCAGATGTGCCCCAGGAAGAGGCTGCCGAGGCTGCTGCTGGCGGTTCTGCCACTGGGAACGCCATGTTCTTTGGGGTGCTGGACAGAGAAGAACTGGAGTACTTCAAGCAGGCCGAGGCGACGCTCGCATTGGACGCGTTTGAGACCCCGGAGGAGAAGCAGCACTTTGTGGCGAGTGTGGTAGGCGAGGCTGCCGGCAAGGAGCTGAAGCTGGTGACGTCGCAGATCTGCTCGAAGTTGATGGAGCGGTTGATCCTCGAGTGTGACGACTCCCAATTGAGGACGCTGTTTCAGGCGTTCAACGGCGTGTTCTTCGGAATGGCGTGCCACAAGTATGCCTCGCATGTGCTCGAGACCCTGCTGGTCCGGAGTGCTGCGCTTGTAGAGAAGGAGCTGCTGACGCCGAGCTTTGATGCGCAGCCTGCTGAGGGCGACGTGTTTGTCAGCATGGAGAACATGTTCCTGTTCATGCTGAACGAAATGCGGCCGCACCTGCGAGAGATGGTGCAACACGAGTATGCGTCGCATGTGCTGCGGCTGCTGATCCTGATCCTGTCCTCGAAGCTGCTGCCCAGCACGGTGCAGAACAACTCGACGCTGCGgtcgaagaagtcgaagaTCGCGCGGAAGATGATCGAACTGGGGGACAACGAGGACTTCAACAGAACGTACCAGACGCCGGAGTCCTTCAAGGGCCAGCTGCGCGACCTGATCACGACGCTGTACGGGAGCTTCACCAATGGCGCACAGAGCAAGGCGGACGTGACCACCTCGATGGTGACGAAGTTCAGAGAACTGTGCGTGGACAAGGTCGCCTCGCCGGTCGTGCAGCTGATCATCCAGGTGGAAGGGATCTTTGACCGTGACCGGTCGTTCTGGCGGCTGGTGTTTGCCGTCGGGGACGAGAAGGACGCCAAGGAGGAGTCCTTCCTAGAGTACCTGCTGTCGGACCCTGTCGGGTCGCACTTCCTGGAGAACGTCATCGCGTTCGGGAGGATCAAGTACGTGGAGAGGCTGTACCGGCTGTACATGGCGGACCGTATTGTGAAGCTGGCCAAGAGAGACACCACGGGCGCCTTCGTGGTGCAGAGTCTGCTGAAGCACCTGAAGAGCAAGGAGGTCCGGGAGATCCTGGACGCGCTGGTGCCCGAGCTGGACATCCTGCTGAACTCGAACATGGACTTTGGGACGACGATCATCGAGAGCAGCAACAAAGAGGGCAACTACCTTCGCGAGGAGGTCATTGGCCAGCTGGTCAAGAAGTACTACAGCGCTGCGGAGGCGAACATTCTGGAGAGCGCTCTCTCGCTGAGTTCGTCCACACTGGGGAACACGCGGGACGACTGGCCGACCGTGGACGAGAGAAGGCGGTCGCTGTTTCTGGAGCAGCTGATCGACTACGACGACAAGTTCCTGAACATCACCACCGATAGCATGTTGGCGCTCCCCGAGGAGAGGTTGCTGCAGATGTGCTACCACGGGGTGTTCTCGCATGTGGTGGAGCACGTCCTGCAGGTGCAGCGCGTGGACTTCATCAAGAGgaagctgctgctgaacgTGCTGTGCAAAGACGCCGTCGGGATGGCGTGCAATGCGTACGCCTCACATGTCATGGACAAGCTGTGGGACTTCACTGCCAAGCTGGCCCTTTACAAGGAGCGGATTGCCGGCGCACTGATGAAGGAGTCCGAAAAGGTGAAGAACAGCACATACGGCCGGCAGGTCtggaagaactggaaccTGGAGCTGTACGCCCGGAAAAGGTGGGACTGGAAGCAACTGGTCAAAGAGCACGATAAGGAGCTGTTCCCAGACTCAAAGCCCCTGCAGCCAAAGTCGGCAAAGCACGGAATGGAGGGGACAGAAAGCCGTGAGGACTCCAGGAAACCATACAAGAGACAGAATTTCAATGGTAGCCGGGAAAGAAGCAGGAAATAA